In a genomic window of Styela clava chromosome 7, kaStyClav1.hap1.2, whole genome shotgun sequence:
- the LOC120327946 gene encoding UPF0488 protein C8orf33 homolog isoform X1, whose translation MLSFFRYFSIIIAKAKMSKKRLVKSRSPKLDETSVTVQVKEDKNIKNNEEISEDQKLQKELNWCIDQLRVGLMSQKSSQKQTQEAVRIIKTLSSSTAPLVKKRQIMRQYFGDYRKKIADEEARWYKDSQKIMKNSTITSHSADPGEKSIYIRSSHQNSKNTLSDVFEKFTIETQENEKTEGFRFNFDLPKD comes from the exons ATGTTAtcattttttagatatttttccATAATAATTGCAAAGGcaaaaatgtctaaaaagcgaTTAGTCAAATCTCGAAG CCCAAAATTGGATGAAACGAGTGTTACTG TGCAGGTGAaggaagataaaaatattaaaaataatgaagaaaTATCTGAAGATCAGAAACTACAAAAAGAATTAAATTGGTGTATTGATCAGCTGAGAGTTGGCCTGATGTCACAGAAATCATCTCAAAAACAAA CGCAAGAAGCCGTTCGAATCATAAAAACCCTATCTTCATCTACTGCACCGCTCGtgaaaaaaagacaaattatGAGACAATATTTTGGAGATTACAGAAAAAAGATTGCAGATGAAGAGGCCAGGTGGTACAAAG aCTCTCagaaaatcatgaaaaattcTACCATCACTTCACATTCTGCTGACCCAGGAGAGAAAAGTATTTATATACGTTCTTCTCATCAAAATTCAAAGAATACTCTTTCTGATGTTTTCGAAAAATTTACAATTGAGACACAAGAGAACGAGAAAACAGAAGGATTTCGATTTAACTTTGATCTACCTAAAGATTGA
- the LOC120327946 gene encoding UPF0488 protein C8orf33 homolog isoform X2: protein MKRVLLVKEDKNIKNNEEISEDQKLQKELNWCIDQLRVGLMSQKSSQKQTQEAVRIIKTLSSSTAPLVKKRQIMRQYFGDYRKKIADEEARWYKDSQKIMKNSTITSHSADPGEKSIYIRSSHQNSKNTLSDVFEKFTIETQENEKTEGFRFNFDLPKD, encoded by the exons ATGAAACGAGTGTTACTG GTGAaggaagataaaaatattaaaaataatgaagaaaTATCTGAAGATCAGAAACTACAAAAAGAATTAAATTGGTGTATTGATCAGCTGAGAGTTGGCCTGATGTCACAGAAATCATCTCAAAAACAAA CGCAAGAAGCCGTTCGAATCATAAAAACCCTATCTTCATCTACTGCACCGCTCGtgaaaaaaagacaaattatGAGACAATATTTTGGAGATTACAGAAAAAAGATTGCAGATGAAGAGGCCAGGTGGTACAAAG aCTCTCagaaaatcatgaaaaattcTACCATCACTTCACATTCTGCTGACCCAGGAGAGAAAAGTATTTATATACGTTCTTCTCATCAAAATTCAAAGAATACTCTTTCTGATGTTTTCGAAAAATTTACAATTGAGACACAAGAGAACGAGAAAACAGAAGGATTTCGATTTAACTTTGATCTACCTAAAGATTGA
- the LOC120327945 gene encoding uncharacterized protein LOC120327945, producing the protein MESAVHSNIRSRLNLITNSKDVPYICQQCEKNFKSKQNLNRHMRMHTKEKPFTCKQCGKCFSRLYHLQVHERTHTGEKPHACKQCEKRFSHISNLLKHERTHTGEKPYICKLCGKDFSHLTNLRKHNQSHTGERPYICKHCGMRFSRTSHLNSHERTHTGEKPYVCKQCGKSFARLSHLQGHERTHTGVKPHSCKQCEKRFSELCALRVHERTHTGEKPFICNQCGKNFSQWSNLKVHKRTHTGEKL; encoded by the coding sequence ATGGAATCCGCTGTTCATAGCAACATTAGATCAAGGCTAAATTTAATAACCAACAGTAAAGATGTACCATATATTTGCCAACAATGTGAGAAGAACTTCAAATCAAAGCAGAATTTGAACAGGCATATGAGAATGCATACCAAAGAGAAACCTTTTACTTGTAAGCAATGTGGAAAGTGTTTTTCACGATTATACCATTTACAAGTGCATGAGCGAACTCACACTGGAGAAAAACCTCATGCTTGTAAACAATGTGAAAAGCGATTTTCGCATATATCTAATTTACTTAAGCACGAACGAACTCACACCGGAGAAAAACCCTATATCTGTAAACTTTGTGGAAAGGATTTTTCACATTTAACTAATTTACGCAAGCACAACCAATCTCACACTGGAGAGAGACCCTATATTTGTAAACACTGTGGGATGCGTTTTTCACGAACATCTCATCTGAATTCacatgagcgaactcatactggagaaaaaccgtacgtttgtaaacaatgtggaaagagttTTGCACGATTATCTCATTTACAAGGGCATGAGCGAACTCACACTGGAGTAAAACCTCATTCTTGTAAACAATGTGAAAAGCGCTTTTCAGAATTATGTGCTTTACGTGTgcatgagcgaactcataccGGAGAAAAACCTTTTATTTGTAATCAATGTGGAAAGAACTTTTCACAGTGGTCCAATTTAAAAGTGCATAaacgaactcatactggagagaaactGTAA
- the LOC120327944 gene encoding UMP-CMP kinase 2, mitochondrial-like: MIQYNLWRKFLGNFSCKLLFLRIDQCFSKTLTTVATQIKMQTDLGSKIFCIETEKGPLYMKTSNKENVDKIGITDNTELQTLLKDKSMFYLSGFLTDNSFARNINRHEQLKKSIQTRITDKNQVYQGISLNNEKDFERGFFVLYDSLDKGCVEKQISDLVSRSGALGSGEVLRIFPSGNDGIIYVKLLSHHSEGGSNITLNGFQLIASSPVKVHPAFMFTDTNSVYHDIQRCYDVLNEFDSFNEIMELKAICDKYIKKNENWMKNLPLKPKNPVIVIEGLDATGKTTLTQNLGEKLGATVLKSPPECICHLRPKFDSHPQLLRRAFYSLGNYAFAAMIEEAANDGIVIADRFWNSTAAYAIATDVGVGGIESLPPEGHWVYSWPLDLLKPDAVFLLTINDEERRNRLLKRGTIKTDEELRLERSSPFRLRLEESYNRMENPKMQKIDASGTKDDVLNNCLEVLKAGQFI; this comes from the coding sequence ATGATCCAGTACAATTTATGGAGAAAATTTCTAGGAAATTTTTCTTGCAAATTATTGTTCCTCAGAATCGATCAGTGTTTCTCTAAAACTTTAACAACTGTTGCTACGCAAATCAAAATGCAAACCGACCTTGGATCAAAAATTTTCTGCATTGAGACAGAAAAGGGACCTCTTTATATGAAAACATCAAATAAGGAGAATGTGGATAAGATTGGCATTACTGATAATACAGAATTGCAAACATTGCTAAAGGATAAATCCATGTTCTATTTGTCTGGATTTCTAACCGATAATTCTTTTGCAAGAAATATAAATAGGCATGAACAATTAAAAAAGAGCATTCAAACTCGTATTACTGATAAAAATCAAGTATACCAAGGTATCAGTTTGAACAATGAAAAGGATTTTGAACGTGGGTTTTTTGTGCTGTATGACTCACTTGATAAAGGGTGTGTTGAGAAGCAAATTTCTGATTTGGTATCGCGAAGTGGTGCTCTGGGAAGCGGAGAAGTCTTAAGAATTTTTCCAAGCGGAAATGACGGCATAATTTATGTTAAATTACTCAGTCATCATTCTGAAGGCGGTAGTAATATAACCTTAAATGGGTTTCAATTAATTGCTTCATCTCCAGTAAAGGTCCATCCAGCTTTTATGTTCACTGATACAAATTCAGTATATCATGATATTCAGCGATGTTATGACGTTTTGAACGAATTTGATTCTTTCAATGAAATCATGGAGTTGAAAGCAATATGtgacaaatatatcaaaaaaaatgaaaactggATGAAAAATCTCCCATTAAAACCTAAAAACCCTGTGATTGTCATTGAAGGCCTTGATGCTACTGGTAAAACAACACTAACACAAAACCTAGGTGAAAAGCTTGGTGCAACAGTTCTAAAATCGCCACCAGAATGCATCTGCCACCTGCGGCCAAAGTTTGATTCTCATCCTCAACTTCTTCGGAGAGCATTTTATAGCCTTGGCAATTACGCATTTGCTGCAATGATTGAAGAAGCTGCTAATGATGGAATTGTTATTGCAGATCGATTTTGGAACAGCACTGCAGCCTATGCTATTGCTACTGATGTTGGGGTAGGTGGTATAGAAAGTCTACCACCCGAAGGCCACTGGGTTTATTCGTGGCCTTTGGATCTTTTAAAACCTGATGCTGTATTCCTACTCACGATAAATGATGAGGAACGAAGAAATAGACTTTTGAAACGTGGCACAATAAAAACAGATGAAGAACTTCGACTTGAGAGGTCCTCACCATTCCGGCTACGATTAGAGGAATCTTACAACCGTATGGAGAATCCTAAAATGCAAAAGATTGATGCAAGTGGGACGAAAGATGATGTTCTCAATAATTGTCTAGAAGTGTTGAAAGCGGGCCAGtttatctga